The genomic window GATTGCAATTCCAAGATAACTCTCCCTCTTCCGGAGTGATAGAAGCATAAACTTCTTCAACTAAGGACAAGTTCGCTGTGTTTTCTTACTTATAAAACATTGccaaacaaataagaaaaatgcaaaatatTGACGAAATATTCTAAAAGTTGCAGGTTATACCTTTATTGCAGAGAATAGCCGAGCTACGCCAGACTGGGTCCAATCTTTTCCAACCAGAGGCATGAACTGGCCTAGGACATCAGACCTGAAATATGTAATAACTAACTTTAGCGATGCTTGAGTAGAAAAGTTTCTTAAAAGCGTTGAATAAATTTAATGTTTCAAATACTAATCACTAGAATTATTTCTTACAACATGCTCCAAGATGACGCCAAATGGCAGGATAAGGTACTAACAAGAAAACTCTAAGAACGAACTTACTTAGTAATAGTTCCATCAACATCGGATATGACAATTCGAGCATTCCACTTCCACAGATATATATGTGCATCCACCTGTTACAGGAACAAAATCAGCTGGTCATATCTCTATACAGCAAGAGTGCTTGACAGTGATTATATGGTACCCCAACAAACCTGTTGCTTCCCAAGAACCCTAGTAGAGAAACTAAAGGCTATCATATTTTGACCTTCCTTCAAATTCAAAGATGCAATCTGCTCATTAGTTGGAATATTTGTTCGCACAAATTGCTTTCTCGGAGACTGACTTTTAGTACTCTGAGCTTGTTCAGCTGTTGGGCTCTGTAGAACAGATTCAGAATCGAGGAAAATATCCTCATTCGGCGACTTACTGTCACTATGCTGAAAAGACCTCGATATTCTAAATGGGATTGGCCAAAGCTTCCATCTCCTGCTTACAGATGGCGAGACACCGTCTGCTGGTTCGTCATTCTCAACAGGGATAGCATCCTTTAGCTCGGCTGAAAAATTCAGACCAAATACGGCTTTTCCAAGAATGACATGTTGAATTTTAGCCCACGGCAAATACTTGTCTTCAACTCTGACTATGAGATTCGTGTTCTTAATGATTGTGGGTCCAGATGACACAAGCTCCTCCTCGGAAATGCGATAGGCTTCGAAAACTTCCTTGGCAGATTCACGGCCCATACGTGGACGTAGCAGGTTCCCACAAAGAGAGATCTCAACACCTGTTAAAGTAAAATATGTCAGAAGTAAAGAAAGTGTCCGGGTGGCCAAGCACGACCAGAGGAAGATAGTTAAAATAGTTGTGACCTTCCATGCACTTACCCAAGCCAGATGCTTGCTTCATCAATGTAGGACTATCAGCTTGATTAAGTTCCCCTTTGATTGCAGAGCTCTCTGGAGTACttctcaaaatttcattatcattAGTTTCTGAAGTAACCAACAACTCACAAGACTCGGTCTCTATTCTGGTTGTCTCAGTCTCAGTATTCTTGACTAAATCAGCTTCCTGAACAACCACATGCAAATTGGGCTTCTCATCTTCCTGCCTAATAACTACAGAAGCACTATGCTTTAAATCTTTCAGTTCACTCTCTAAATTCTGTGGTACATCATTTCCTAAGTTGGAAATAGTGCTAATTTCTGTTTCCTCGACTTGTTCTTCACTAAGAGAAGAAAGCCCCGTAGTTTCTTCTGAATCATCATTTTCAACCTGCGACATCAAATCTAAACAGCTTTTGAAAGTTTCCTCTCTACTCAGCCCTGCACGAACCTGCTCCAATTTGACTTCGCATTTACCAACACTACGAGCCTCTTCGTCATCATCTGCAACCTCCCTGCAATCTTTTATGCTGTCGGATTGATCTCTCGGAGCATAACTATCCCTCTCTGTAGATATATCCAAATCACCAAATAACTCAGGTTCCCACACATCACCGCTATCGGTAAACTCTCCACCAGATCCCTCACCGGGCCCCAGGTGGAACTGTGGGGTACTAAG from Ananas comosus cultivar F153 linkage group 23, ASM154086v1, whole genome shotgun sequence includes these protein-coding regions:
- the LOC109728105 gene encoding phosphatidate phosphatase PAH1 — translated: MNVVGKVGSLISQGVYSVATPFHPFGGAVDVIVVEQQDGTYRSTPWYVRFGKFQGVLKGAEKIVTISVNGVEANFHMYLDNSGQAYFMREVDDQEMSDSKTFVSNQGQDASISGDDCRNSFDENESRIQDEQASPDDGSVGSSSFSSYHYGSLDEVEDLVKQSDSSNSEMVLVSIDGHVLTAPISSNERTMENVQLSTPQFHLGPGEGSGGEFTDSGDVWEPELFGDLDISTERDSYAPRDQSDSIKDCREVADDDEEARSVGKCEVKLEQVRAGLSREETFKSCLDLMSQVENDDSEETTGLSSLSEEQVEETEISTISNLGNDVPQNLESELKDLKHSASVVIRQEDEKPNLHVVVQEADLVKNTETETTRIETESCELLVTSETNDNEILRSTPESSAIKGELNQADSPTLMKQASGLGVEISLCGNLLRPRMGRESAKEVFEAYRISEEELVSSGPTIIKNTNLIVRVEDKYLPWAKIQHVILGKAVFGLNFSAELKDAIPVENDEPADGVSPSVSRRWKLWPIPFRISRSFQHSDSKSPNEDIFLDSESVLQSPTAEQAQSTKSQSPRKQFVRTNIPTNEQIASLNLKEGQNMIAFSFSTRVLGKQQVDAHIYLWKWNARIVISDVDGTITKSDVLGQFMPLVGKDWTQSGVARLFSAIKENGYQLLFLSARAIVQAYLTRSFLLNLKQDGNALPSGPVVISPDGLFPSLYREVIRRAPHEFKIACLQDIKALFPSDYNPFYAGFGNRDTDELSYKKIGIPKGKIFIINPKGEVAINHCVDVKSYTSLHTLVNDMFPPTSLVEQEDYNSWNYWRIPLPDISV